In Tachysurus fulvidraco isolate hzauxx_2018 chromosome 1, HZAU_PFXX_2.0, whole genome shotgun sequence, a single window of DNA contains:
- the pcolce2a gene encoding procollagen C-endopeptidase enhancer 2 isoform X3: MRTVTWSVWVPLVFCSAFVEGQQRPVYSCGGNLTGTSGLMGSQGYPGVYPPNTKCVWRITVPQGKVVSLTFHSLDLESDSLCRYDYVDVYDGFVKSQRLGRFCGMARPGALISNHNRMLVVMVSDANTAGSGFLAGYSAVQPNAKGERYCGGLFEKPSGSFMTPNWPDRDYPPGVTCSWHIVAPEHQVIELTFEKFDVERDNYCRYDHMVVYNGGEPSDASRIGKFCGDSPPAPIFSEGSHLLIQFVSDLSLTADGFICHYTFQPKNFTITGYPVPVTAAAPTPARPVALTYSEALCKQKCKRIGTIESHYCLSNFVHVLLHNPASSQYDTMLWRMS; the protein is encoded by the exons ATGCGAACTGTAACGTGGAGTGTTTGGGTTCCGTTAGTTTTCTGCTCGGCGTTTGTTGAAGGACAACAAAg GCCGGTGTATTCATGTGGTGGAAACTTGACTGGAACCTCTGGCCTCATGGGGAGTCAGGGATACCCCGGAGTTTACCCCCCAAACACCAAATGCGTGTGGAGAATCACG GTGCCTCAGGGAAAAGTGGTGTCCCTCACCTTCCACTCCCTTGACCTTGAGAGCGACTCACTTTGTCGCTACGATTACGTGGATGTGTATGACGGGTTTGTTAAAAGCCAGCGGCTCGGACGCTTCTGTGGTATGGCCCGGCCTGGAGCACTGATCTCCAACCACAACAGGATGCTAGTAGTGATGGTTTCGGATGCCAACACGGCTGGAAGCGGCTTCCTGGCCGGATACAGCGCCGTTCAGCCCAATGCCAAGg gggaGCGATACTGCGGCGGACTCTTCGAAAAACCCTCAGGAAGCTTCATGACCCCTAACTGGCCCGACAGAGATTATCCTCCAGGGGTGACCTGCTCGTGGCATATTGTAGCACCTGAGCACCAG GTAATAGAGCTGACGTTCGAGAAGTTTGACGTGGAGAGAGATAACTACTGCCGCTACGATCACATGGTCGTTTACAACGGCGGTGAACCGAGCGACGCGAGCAGGATCGGGAAGTTCTGCGGCGACAGCCCTCCTGC GCCGATCTTCTCCGAGGGCAGCCACCTCTTAATCCAGTTCGTCTCTGATCTTAGCCTCACCGCCGACGGATTCATCTGCCATTACACGTTCCAGCCAAAGAACTTCACCATCACAGGTTACCCGGTTCCTGTTACCGCGGCCGCTCCCACCCCTGCACGGCCCGTCG CACTGACGTATTCTGAAGCTCTCTGCAAGCAGAAGTGCAAGAGGATCGGAACAATCGAAAGTCATTACTGCTTAAGCAACTttg TGCATGTTTTATTACATAACCCCGCATCCTCACAGTACGACACAATGCTGTGGAGGATGAGTTGA
- the pcolce2a gene encoding procollagen C-endopeptidase enhancer 2 isoform X1: MRTVTWSVWVPLVFCSAFVEGQQRPVYSCGGNLTGTSGLMGSQGYPGVYPPNTKCVWRITVPQGKVVSLTFHSLDLESDSLCRYDYVDVYDGFVKSQRLGRFCGMARPGALISNHNRMLVVMVSDANTAGSGFLAGYSAVQPNAKGERYCGGLFEKPSGSFMTPNWPDRDYPPGVTCSWHIVAPEHQVIELTFEKFDVERDNYCRYDHMVVYNGGEPSDASRIGKFCGDSPPAPIFSEGSHLLIQFVSDLSLTADGFICHYTFQPKNFTITGYPVPVTAAAPTPARPVALTYSEALCKQKCKRIGTIESHYCLSNFVLTGTLVSAVMKEHSVLATFSITNVYKEGNLSIQQAGKSMSAKVMILCKKCPLVRRGPNYILMGHVDEQGRGVVSPHNFVIPFKTKKQRDLAVLSNVHC, from the exons ATGCGAACTGTAACGTGGAGTGTTTGGGTTCCGTTAGTTTTCTGCTCGGCGTTTGTTGAAGGACAACAAAg GCCGGTGTATTCATGTGGTGGAAACTTGACTGGAACCTCTGGCCTCATGGGGAGTCAGGGATACCCCGGAGTTTACCCCCCAAACACCAAATGCGTGTGGAGAATCACG GTGCCTCAGGGAAAAGTGGTGTCCCTCACCTTCCACTCCCTTGACCTTGAGAGCGACTCACTTTGTCGCTACGATTACGTGGATGTGTATGACGGGTTTGTTAAAAGCCAGCGGCTCGGACGCTTCTGTGGTATGGCCCGGCCTGGAGCACTGATCTCCAACCACAACAGGATGCTAGTAGTGATGGTTTCGGATGCCAACACGGCTGGAAGCGGCTTCCTGGCCGGATACAGCGCCGTTCAGCCCAATGCCAAGg gggaGCGATACTGCGGCGGACTCTTCGAAAAACCCTCAGGAAGCTTCATGACCCCTAACTGGCCCGACAGAGATTATCCTCCAGGGGTGACCTGCTCGTGGCATATTGTAGCACCTGAGCACCAG GTAATAGAGCTGACGTTCGAGAAGTTTGACGTGGAGAGAGATAACTACTGCCGCTACGATCACATGGTCGTTTACAACGGCGGTGAACCGAGCGACGCGAGCAGGATCGGGAAGTTCTGCGGCGACAGCCCTCCTGC GCCGATCTTCTCCGAGGGCAGCCACCTCTTAATCCAGTTCGTCTCTGATCTTAGCCTCACCGCCGACGGATTCATCTGCCATTACACGTTCCAGCCAAAGAACTTCACCATCACAGGTTACCCGGTTCCTGTTACCGCGGCCGCTCCCACCCCTGCACGGCCCGTCG CACTGACGTATTCTGAAGCTCTCTGCAAGCAGAAGTGCAAGAGGATCGGAACAATCGAAAGTCATTACTGCTTAAGCAACTttg TGCTGACGGGAACGCTCGTCTCCGCTGTCATGAAGGAACACAGCGTGCTCGCCACCTTCTCCATCACCAACGTGTACAAGGAAGGAAACCTGTCCATCCAGCAGGCTGGAAAGAGCATGAGTGCGAAAGTCATGATCCTGTGTAAGAAATGCCCTTTAGTCAGGAGAG GTCCGAACTACATTCTCATGGGCCACGTCGACGAGCAGGGACGTGGTGTGGTTTCACCACACAATTTTGTGATTCCCTTCAAGACTAAGAAACAGAGGGACCTGGCTGTGTTGAGTAATGTCCATTGCTGA
- the pls1 gene encoding plastin-1, whose product MENNVTQMSQEDLDELRKAFNKIDIDSSGYVNDFELQELFREASLSIPGYKVREIAERFIAGDTNKDEKISFEEFVGIYQDIRSSDVRDTFRKTISRKDGICSFGGTSGSSSAGTQHSYSDEEKVAFVNWINKALANDPDCQHIIPMDPNTNSLFTSVKDGILLCKMINHSQKETIDERVINTKKRSMFNMTENLILALNSASAIGCMVVNIDAQDMIAGTPHLVLGLLWQIIKIGLFANIEISSNEALIALLGEGEDLDHLLSLSPEELLLRWVNYHLKAAEYNPIKNFSEDIKDSKAYFHLLNEIAPSGDDDKMQVIVDMSGMNEPDDLKRAELMLKQAARMDCRQFVSPQDVVAGNQKLNLAFVANLFNMYPAMKKPAYNGIDLTTIEGESREDRTFKNWMNSLGISPRVNHLYNDLTDGLAILQLYEKIQVPVDWKKVNRPPYPALAGKMKKLENCNYAVELGKKEAKFSLVGIGGDNINEGSPKHTLSLVYQLMRRYTLKVLSDIGDGEKINDQIIVDWVNSTLQKGQKQSTISNFKDKSISTSLPVIDLIGAIAPGAIRDDMVKRENLNPEDMANNAKYAISMARKIGAKVYALPEDLVEVNPKMVMTVFACLMGKSLKK is encoded by the exons ATGGAGAACAATGTGACACAGATGTCTCAAGAAGACCTGGACGAACTCAGGAAAGCCTTCAACAAAATTG ACATTGACAGCAGCGGCTATGTCAATGATTTCGAGCTGCAGGAGCTCTTCCGTGAGGCCAGCCTCTCTATCCCAGGGTACAAGGTGCGAGAGATCGCAGAGAGATTCATCGCAGGTGACACCAACAAAGATGAGAAGATAAGCTTTGAAGAGTTTGTTGGG ATATACCAAGATATACGAAGTTCAGATGTTAGAGACACCTTTCGCAAGACCATCTCCAGGAAGGATGGGATCTGCTCATTTGGAGGAACATCTGGAAGCTCCAGTGCAGGAACTCAGCACTCATATTCAG ATGAAGAGAAAGTGGCTTTTGTCAACTGGATCAATAAAGCCTTGGCAAATGACCCAGACTGCCAACATATCATCCCCATGGACCCGAACACCAACAGTCTGTTCACATCGGTGAAGGATGGAATACTCCTCTG CAAAATGATCAACCACTCTCAAAAGGAGACGATCGATGAACGAGTCATCAACACGAAAAAACGCTCAATGTTCAACATGACT GAGAATTTGATACTGGCTCTTAACTCCGCCTCAGCCATCGGTTGTATGGTGGTAAACATCGATGCTCAAGACATGATCGCTGGAACTCCTCACCTGGTGCTTGGGCTGCTCTGGCAGATCATTAAGATTGGCCTGTTCGCCAACATAGAGATCTCAAGCAATGAAG CCCTGATTGCCCTACTCGGCGAGGGTGAGGACTTGGACCATCTGTTGTCTCTGTCCCCTGAGGAGCTGCTGCTGCGCTGGGTGAACTATCACCTTAAAGCTGCGGAATATAATCCAATCAAAAACTTCAGCGAGGACATCAAG GACTCCAAGGCCTACTTTCACTTGTTGAATGAGATCGCTCCTAGTGGAGATGACGACAAGATGCAGGTCATCGTCGACATGTCTGGCATGAAT GAACCTGATGACCTGAAGAGAGCAGAGCTTATGTTGAAGCAGGCGGCACGGATGGACTGTCGGCAGTTTGTCTCACCTCAGGATGTGGTGGCTGGGAATCAAAAGCTCAACTTAGCCTTCGTAGCCAACTTGTTCAACATGTACCCTGCCATGAAAAAGCCTGCCTACAACGGCATCGATCTCACCACCATCGAGG GAGAGTCCAGAGAGGACAGAACCTTCAAAAACTGGATGAACTCGCTGGGGATAAGTCCGAGAGTCAATCACTTATACAA CGACCTGACGGACGGCCTGGCTATTCTCCAGCTGTACGAGAAAATCCAGGTCCCTGTGGACTGGAAGAAAGTAAACCGTCCTCCGTATCCTGCCCTTGCTGGCAAAATGAAAAAA CTGGAGAACTGTAACTATGCGGTGGAGTTGGGCAAAAAGGAGGCAAAGTTCTCACTAGTGGGCATCGGAGGTGACAACATCAATGAGGGCAGTCCCAAGCACACGCTGTCACTGGTGTATCAGCTAATGAGAAG GTACACCCTCAAAGTTCTATCTGACATCGGtgatggggaaaaaatcaacgACCAAATCATAGTCGATTGGGTGAACAGCACGCTgcaaaaaggacaaaaacaatCGACTATCAGCAACTTTAAA GACAAATCAATCAGCACCAGCCTCCCAGTGATTGATCTGATTGGTGCCATCGCACCTGGAGCCATCAGAGATGACATGGTGAAGAGGGAAAACCTGAATCCTGAAGACATGGCCAATAATGCAAA GTACGCAATCTCAATGGCAAGGAAGATTGGCGCTAAGGTGTACGCGTTGCCTGAGGACCTGGTGGAAGTCAACCCCAAGATGGTGATGACTGTGTTTGCCTGTTTGATGGGGAAAAGTCTTAAAAAGTGA
- the chst2a gene encoding carbohydrate sulfotransferase 2a — MKNKAFHLKPSWEKPFGKKPRTYCRSDTKIIANPGVVIKVLRQKKILVFLSYFLLVTLAMLNLVNYKWATESQPCSLQVTEKVKFQNRPYFHLINKPPQVRNRTLVYVLTTWRSGSSFFGELFNQNPGVFFLYEPMWHIWQKLYPGDALSLQGAERDMLSALYRCDFSVFQLYNTQVGKNVATRDVFGAPFNKVICSYPLCPFYRKDVVGMVDENVCKNCPPQSLEALEEQCHKYDTIVIKGVRILDINVLAPLLADSSLNLKVVHLVRDPRALANSRIRSKHGLIRENLQVIRSRNPNLRHLPMVDYKARGRDGSDYHSIAAMEVICEHMSNTLKTVLSSPTWLKGKYIMVRYEDLVENPLGTLKHVYQFVNLTVSRDIEAFIMNMTNGHNNPVNPFEVSSRNGTIAANAWRTVLGINQIRQVEAYCSHAMSVLGYVHVRLLWEARNLSKSLLTIPKI; from the coding sequence ATGAAAAATAAGGCATTCCATCTTAAACCATCATGGGAGAAACCGTTCGGAAAGAAGCCCAGAACGTACTGCAGGAGCGACACCAAGATCATCGCAAACCCTGGCGTGGTCATCAAAGTGCTTCGTCAGAAGAAGATTCTTGTGTTTCTTTCCTACTTTTTACTTGTGACACTGGCCATGCTGAACCTGGTTAACTACAAATGGGCCACAGAGTCGCAGCCATGTAGTCTCCAGGTGACTGAAAAGGTAAAGTTCCAGAACAGACCATACTTTCATTTAATCAACAAGCCGCCACAGGTGAGGAACAGAACTCTGGTGTATGTCTTAACCACATGGCGCTCTGGCTCGTCCTTTTTTGGCGAACTTTTCAACCAAAACCCGGGAGTGTTCTTTTTGTACGAACCGATGTGGCACATTTGGCAGAAACTCTACCCTGGAGACGCGTTATCGCTCCAAGGAGCAGAGAGGGACATGCTCAGTGCTCTGTACAGGTGTGATTTCTCCGTTTTCCAGTTGTACAACACTCAAGTCGGGAAGAACGTAGCCACTCGAGATGTCTTTGGTGCCCCATTTAACAAAGTCATCTGCTCGTATCCGCTTTGCCCATTTTACAGAAAGGACGTGGTGGGAATGGTGGATGAAAATGTGTGTAAGAATTGTCCACCTCAGAGCCTGGAAGCATTGGAGGAGCAATGTCATAAATATGACACCATTGTGATTAAAGGAGTACGAATTCTGGACATAAACGTCTTGGCTCCTTTGTTGGCAGACAGCTCACTCAATCTGAAAGTGGTCCACTTGGTTCGGGACCCAAGAGCCTTGGCCAATTCCAGAATTCGATCCAAGCATGGCCTGATTCGCGAGAACCTTCAAGTGATTCGGAGCAGGAACCCGAACTTACGGCATTTGCCGATGGTTGACTATAAAGCCAGAGGGAGAGATGGTTCCGACTACCACTCAATCGCAGCCATGGAGGTGATTTGCGAGCACATGTCCAACACTTTGAAAACGGTCCTCAGCAGTCCTACCTGGCTCAAAGGGAAGTACATAATGGTGCGATATGAGGACTTGGTGGAAAACCCGCTCGGGACTTTAAAGCATGTTTACCAGTTTGTAAACCTGACAGTTAGTCGTGACATAGAAGCTTTCATAATGAACATGACTAATGGCCACAATAATCCTGTCAACCCTTTCGAAGTTTCGTCTAGGAACGGGACTATAGCAGCTAACGCCTGGAGAACTGTGCTCGGCATTAACCAGATACGACAGGTGGAAGCCTACTGCAGTCATGCCATGTCTGTTCTGGGATACGTACACGTTCGCCTGTTGTGGGAGGCGAGGAACCTGAGCAAGAGTTTATTAACCATACCCAAAATCTAA
- the pcolce2a gene encoding procollagen C-endopeptidase enhancer 2 isoform X2, with translation MRTVTWSVWVPLVFCSAFVEGQQRPVYSCGGNLTGTSGLMGSQGYPGVYPPNTKCVWRITVPQGKVVSLTFHSLDLESDSLCRYDYVDVYDGFVKSQRLGRFCGMARPGALISNHNRMLVVMVSDANTAGSGFLAGYSAVQPNAKGERYCGGLFEKPSGSFMTPNWPDRDYPPGVTCSWHIVAPEHQVIELTFEKFDVERDNYCRYDHMVVYNGGEPSDASRIGKFCGDSPPAPIFSEGSHLLIQFVSDLSLTADGFICHYTFQPKNFTITGYPVPVTAAAPTPARPVALTYSEALCKQKCKRIGTIESHYCLSNFVLTGTLVSAVMKEHSVLATFSITNVYKEGNLSIQQAGKSMSAKVMILCKKCPLVRRAMKVISIQERLQTDSHSCQTCRR, from the exons ATGCGAACTGTAACGTGGAGTGTTTGGGTTCCGTTAGTTTTCTGCTCGGCGTTTGTTGAAGGACAACAAAg GCCGGTGTATTCATGTGGTGGAAACTTGACTGGAACCTCTGGCCTCATGGGGAGTCAGGGATACCCCGGAGTTTACCCCCCAAACACCAAATGCGTGTGGAGAATCACG GTGCCTCAGGGAAAAGTGGTGTCCCTCACCTTCCACTCCCTTGACCTTGAGAGCGACTCACTTTGTCGCTACGATTACGTGGATGTGTATGACGGGTTTGTTAAAAGCCAGCGGCTCGGACGCTTCTGTGGTATGGCCCGGCCTGGAGCACTGATCTCCAACCACAACAGGATGCTAGTAGTGATGGTTTCGGATGCCAACACGGCTGGAAGCGGCTTCCTGGCCGGATACAGCGCCGTTCAGCCCAATGCCAAGg gggaGCGATACTGCGGCGGACTCTTCGAAAAACCCTCAGGAAGCTTCATGACCCCTAACTGGCCCGACAGAGATTATCCTCCAGGGGTGACCTGCTCGTGGCATATTGTAGCACCTGAGCACCAG GTAATAGAGCTGACGTTCGAGAAGTTTGACGTGGAGAGAGATAACTACTGCCGCTACGATCACATGGTCGTTTACAACGGCGGTGAACCGAGCGACGCGAGCAGGATCGGGAAGTTCTGCGGCGACAGCCCTCCTGC GCCGATCTTCTCCGAGGGCAGCCACCTCTTAATCCAGTTCGTCTCTGATCTTAGCCTCACCGCCGACGGATTCATCTGCCATTACACGTTCCAGCCAAAGAACTTCACCATCACAGGTTACCCGGTTCCTGTTACCGCGGCCGCTCCCACCCCTGCACGGCCCGTCG CACTGACGTATTCTGAAGCTCTCTGCAAGCAGAAGTGCAAGAGGATCGGAACAATCGAAAGTCATTACTGCTTAAGCAACTttg TGCTGACGGGAACGCTCGTCTCCGCTGTCATGAAGGAACACAGCGTGCTCGCCACCTTCTCCATCACCAACGTGTACAAGGAAGGAAACCTGTCCATCCAGCAGGCTGGAAAGAGCATGAGTGCGAAAGTCATGATCCTGTGTAAGAAATGCCCTTTAGTCAGGAGAG ccatgAAAGTCATTTCGATTCAGGAAAGACTACAGACCGACTCACATTCATGCCAGACATGTCGACGATGA